The following proteins come from a genomic window of Pseudomonas putida:
- a CDS encoding tetratricopeptide repeat protein: protein MNRCLGRGVVLVLLALSWYASGAQVPELAQNAAGYAPADSCAGCHIKQAKAWKGSDHDWAMRVADPSSVLGDFSGVIFSDAGVETRFFRRGDLFFTRTEGEDGKPADFQIRYTFGHRPLQQYLVAFPGGRLQALTVAWDSRPASAGGQRWFSLYPGQRFSAGDALHWTGRYQNWNAMCADCHSTNLQKGYDSQSDTFATTWHEQNVGCQSCHGPAQSHVNWARKAQSKTPHDSAGDVGLLVDFSALGAQGLIEQCAYCHSHREGLGVAQQPGHPSLDAVLPATLRPDLYHADGQIQAEVYVYGSYTQSKMYAAGVTCTDCHDPHSTRVKREGNSLCLQCHNPKPPTERFPTLLAKNYDSPVHHHHTPSSAGSQCVNCHMPEATYMVVDPRRDHSIRIPRPDLARATGSPDACTRCHQGKTVEWAAEAVKGWFGQPQRPPHYGETFQAVRTRSAESIALLVQVIDDLGKPAIVRATAADRLADFGGAALPSLSKALEDHSALVRAYAVSGFTVLTPAQRVVHLLPLLNDPLRAVRDEAIRALADIPLAALPSARRAGFRAQLQEYEQRLHANADLPGNRLNLAVFLERRGRELEAMEQYRQALRMDPYFSPARVNLAALASRTLHMDEAERVLRKGISLQDIPKADRANLAYMLALLLVERGQPEDAAVYMAEAAEAAPQNTRIRYNQGLLLLQLRQSEAARKALEAGLSQAPADSDLLYALIYLHSVSGGREQAVRYWRQLRLVSPNDPRLIPLRRELGVSEGE, encoded by the coding sequence ATGAATCGTTGTCTCGGTCGCGGTGTCGTGTTGGTGCTGCTAGCGCTTTCGTGGTACGCCTCGGGCGCGCAGGTCCCTGAGCTCGCCCAGAACGCTGCCGGCTACGCGCCAGCAGATAGCTGTGCGGGGTGTCACATTAAACAAGCCAAGGCCTGGAAAGGCTCTGATCATGATTGGGCGATGCGTGTGGCGGATCCATCCAGTGTATTGGGAGACTTCTCAGGCGTAATCTTCAGCGATGCGGGCGTCGAGACGCGATTTTTCCGCCGTGGTGACCTGTTCTTCACACGTACCGAGGGAGAAGATGGCAAGCCCGCGGACTTTCAGATTCGCTATACCTTCGGCCACCGCCCGCTACAGCAGTATCTGGTAGCCTTTCCTGGTGGCCGGCTGCAAGCCCTGACTGTCGCTTGGGACAGCAGACCTGCCAGCGCGGGCGGGCAGCGATGGTTTTCCCTTTATCCTGGTCAGCGTTTTTCTGCTGGCGATGCACTTCACTGGACCGGGCGATATCAGAACTGGAATGCCATGTGTGCAGATTGTCATTCCACGAACCTGCAAAAAGGCTATGACAGTCAGAGCGATACCTTCGCCACTACCTGGCATGAGCAGAATGTGGGGTGCCAATCCTGCCACGGCCCAGCGCAATCCCATGTGAACTGGGCACGAAAGGCTCAATCGAAAACCCCTCATGACTCAGCTGGCGACGTCGGTCTGCTGGTGGACTTCTCCGCCCTCGGGGCCCAGGGGCTCATCGAGCAATGCGCTTACTGCCACAGTCATCGTGAGGGCCTGGGCGTTGCCCAGCAACCCGGGCATCCGTCACTCGATGCAGTGCTTCCGGCTACGTTGCGGCCAGATTTGTATCACGCCGATGGGCAGATCCAGGCAGAAGTGTACGTTTACGGCTCTTACACCCAGAGCAAGATGTACGCGGCGGGCGTGACATGCACCGACTGCCATGATCCACACTCCACACGGGTGAAACGCGAGGGCAACAGCCTCTGCCTGCAATGCCATAACCCCAAGCCACCGACCGAGCGATTTCCCACCTTGCTGGCAAAGAACTACGACAGCCCTGTCCATCACCATCACACGCCGTCATCGGCAGGCAGCCAGTGTGTGAACTGTCACATGCCAGAAGCAACGTACATGGTCGTGGATCCCCGCCGAGACCACAGTATACGAATACCTCGCCCGGACCTTGCGCGAGCGACAGGCAGCCCAGACGCTTGCACTCGATGTCACCAGGGCAAGACGGTTGAGTGGGCAGCTGAAGCGGTCAAGGGTTGGTTTGGCCAACCGCAACGTCCACCTCACTACGGTGAAACCTTTCAGGCGGTGCGTACTCGCAGCGCAGAATCCATAGCCCTGCTTGTCCAAGTGATCGATGACCTAGGCAAACCTGCAATCGTGAGGGCAACGGCGGCTGATCGCCTGGCTGACTTTGGCGGGGCTGCGCTACCAAGCCTGAGCAAAGCGTTGGAAGACCACAGCGCATTGGTGCGTGCTTACGCGGTAAGTGGTTTTACGGTGCTTACCCCGGCGCAGCGGGTTGTGCATTTGTTGCCGCTACTCAACGATCCTCTTCGCGCAGTGCGTGACGAAGCCATACGTGCGTTGGCGGATATTCCGCTGGCTGCGCTTCCATCGGCCCGCAGGGCGGGTTTCAGGGCTCAGTTACAGGAATACGAACAACGTTTGCACGCCAATGCCGACTTGCCGGGTAACCGCTTGAACTTGGCTGTGTTCCTGGAGCGTCGCGGTCGCGAACTTGAAGCCATGGAACAGTACCGTCAGGCCTTGCGCATGGATCCTTACTTCTCACCTGCTCGTGTAAACCTGGCGGCACTCGCCAGTAGGACCCTGCACATGGATGAAGCCGAACGGGTGCTGCGCAAGGGTATTTCTCTGCAGGACATACCGAAGGCAGACCGCGCGAACCTGGCTTACATGCTGGCGCTTTTGCTGGTAGAGCGTGGTCAGCCTGAGGATGCAGCCGTATATATGGCTGAGGCAGCTGAAGCCGCGCCTCAAAATACCCGGATCCGTTACAACCAAGGGCTGCTTTTGCTGCAGTTGCGCCAATCCGAGGCCGCGCGCAAGGCCTTGGAAGCCGGCCTGAGTCAGGCGCCGGCCGATTCCGACCTTCTCTATGCATTGATCTACCTACATAGTGTCAGCGGAGGTCGCGAGCAGGCAGTTCGATATTGGCGACAACTCAGACTGGTCTCACCCAATGATCCTAGGCTTATTCCATTACGCCGCGAACTCGGAGTTTCTGAAGGAGAGTAA
- a CDS encoding PhzF family phenazine biosynthesis protein, producing the protein MPFYLQFEQVDVFAERPHEGNALAVVVGADELTAEQMQAFARWTQLSETTFLLRPEAPEAHYRVRIFTPLRELPFAGHPTLGSCEVWLKQQGNRENVEIIQECSAGLIRVLKQGRYLAFSAPPLLRSGPLDAKTLNQIEQGLGLAAGQILASQWVDNGPGWAGVLLAGRDQVLAIKPDYAALQGLNVGVIAPWAGPEAEADVEVRTFMGEECNEDPVTGSLNAGLAQWLIGAGILRDRYTVSQGTVMGRRGRLQIECINGTIWVGGEVQHCISGRAVFC; encoded by the coding sequence ATGCCGTTTTATCTGCAATTCGAACAGGTAGATGTATTTGCCGAGCGTCCCCACGAGGGTAATGCGCTGGCCGTGGTAGTGGGGGCCGACGAGCTGACAGCCGAGCAGATGCAGGCTTTCGCTCGCTGGACGCAACTCAGTGAAACCACTTTTCTGCTAAGACCTGAAGCGCCCGAGGCGCATTATCGCGTACGCATTTTTACCCCGCTACGGGAGTTACCCTTCGCCGGGCACCCTACACTAGGAAGTTGCGAGGTATGGTTGAAACAGCAAGGTAACCGCGAGAACGTTGAGATCATTCAAGAGTGTTCGGCTGGCTTGATTCGTGTGCTCAAGCAGGGGCGGTATTTGGCTTTCTCTGCTCCCCCACTGCTGCGCAGCGGCCCGTTGGACGCCAAGACGCTGAATCAGATCGAGCAGGGGCTCGGTCTTGCTGCGGGACAGATCTTGGCTAGCCAATGGGTGGACAATGGTCCTGGCTGGGCGGGAGTGTTGCTGGCGGGTCGTGATCAGGTCCTGGCGATCAAACCCGATTACGCCGCACTGCAGGGGTTGAATGTCGGCGTCATTGCGCCTTGGGCAGGTCCCGAGGCTGAAGCAGATGTGGAGGTCAGAACTTTTATGGGGGAGGAATGCAACGAGGATCCGGTCACGGGAAGCCTCAATGCAGGCCTGGCTCAGTGGTTGATCGGAGCAGGCATCCTTCGTGATCGGTACACGGTCAGCCAGGGCACGGTTATGGGGCGTCGCGGTCGGTTACAGATCGAATGCATCAACGGAACGATCTGGGTGGGTGGGGAGGTGCAGCACTGTATTTCGGGAAGGGCTGTCTTCTGCTGA
- a CDS encoding IS30 family transposase: MTTHYTHLTIEERVTLMIMRMQGASLRAIAQVLGRQPSTLSREVRRQSQPEHYDASTAGARARALRHVPRCSKILAPGSELFQVVHSMLAKGWSPQQIAARLKDYWPDNPERHVSHETIYLTIYAYPRGELKRQLIGYLRQGGSKRRTRSTAPARRERYPAEQNIRYRPEEVEGRQVPGHWESDLIMGANNRSAVATMVERTSRFVILAKLDAPTADAALEGMTRELSRMAPALLKTMTHDQSSEMAKHQELTARTGMKIYFADPHSPWQRGSNENTNGLLRQYLPKGTDLSLVSQERLDEIADLLNTRPRQTLGWKFPVEVLTDHLQLLATNRLNIIN, translated from the coding sequence ATGACTACTCACTACACCCACTTGACCATCGAAGAGCGCGTAACGCTAATGATCATGCGTATGCAAGGCGCCTCGCTGCGAGCCATCGCCCAAGTTCTTGGGCGCCAACCCAGCACGCTGAGTCGAGAGGTGCGGCGCCAGTCGCAGCCTGAGCACTATGACGCCAGCACTGCCGGTGCTCGAGCCCGTGCCCTCAGACACGTCCCGAGGTGCAGCAAGATTCTTGCCCCTGGTTCTGAACTGTTCCAGGTCGTACACAGCATGTTGGCCAAGGGCTGGTCTCCTCAGCAAATTGCCGCCAGACTCAAGGACTACTGGCCTGATAATCCTGAGCGGCATGTGAGTCACGAAACGATCTACCTGACAATCTATGCATACCCACGCGGCGAGCTTAAGCGTCAACTCATTGGTTACCTGCGCCAGGGCGGCAGCAAGCGGCGTACTCGCAGCACTGCGCCAGCTCGGCGCGAGCGCTATCCAGCTGAACAGAATATTCGCTACCGGCCTGAAGAGGTCGAGGGTCGACAAGTGCCAGGTCATTGGGAAAGCGACCTGATCATGGGCGCGAACAATCGCTCGGCAGTAGCGACGATGGTCGAGCGCACGAGCCGTTTCGTGATCCTGGCCAAGTTGGATGCGCCCACCGCAGACGCCGCGCTAGAGGGGATGACGCGAGAACTTTCGCGGATGGCACCGGCGCTGCTGAAAACCATGACCCATGACCAAAGCAGCGAGATGGCCAAGCATCAAGAGCTGACAGCTCGTACGGGAATGAAGATCTACTTCGCTGACCCGCACAGCCCTTGGCAAAGAGGCAGCAACGAGAACACGAACGGCCTGCTCCGGCAGTACTTACCCAAGGGCACCGATTTGTCGCTGGTTAGCCAGGAGCGGCTGGACGAGATTGCCGACTTGCTCAACACCCGACCTCGTCAGACATTGGGCTGGAAATTCCCTGTTGAAGTGTTGACGGATCATCTGCAACTGCTGGCAACCAATCGGCTCAACATTATCAACTGA
- a CDS encoding FadR/GntR family transcriptional regulator, with translation MNYRQPTTRKSMHATLVQDLGLQIVSGQLAPGQKLPSEASLCESYAISRPVFREAMRALTAKGLVEARPRVGTLVRPRHDWHMLDPDVLHWLMQATPQKDFFNTLSSVRWVIEPAAAALAATNASPEDVESIAEAYQRMEAARTHEERLQPDLDFHARIADATHNDLLAYLCNMLSMALRESVRYSNQRPNFNQLALPRHKAILTAIQNGDALGARHASLVQLEDARVALSKVLGQDPTS, from the coding sequence ATGAACTACCGCCAGCCCACCACGCGCAAAAGCATGCATGCCACCCTGGTCCAGGACCTCGGCCTGCAAATCGTATCCGGCCAACTCGCACCCGGGCAAAAGCTGCCCTCCGAGGCCAGCCTGTGCGAAAGCTACGCGATCAGCCGGCCGGTGTTCCGCGAAGCGATGCGCGCCCTGACCGCCAAGGGCCTGGTCGAAGCCCGCCCACGGGTCGGTACGCTGGTGAGGCCCCGCCATGACTGGCACATGCTCGACCCCGACGTGCTGCACTGGCTGATGCAGGCCACCCCGCAAAAGGACTTCTTCAACACCCTGTCCAGCGTGCGCTGGGTTATCGAACCCGCCGCCGCCGCGCTGGCCGCCACCAACGCCAGCCCCGAGGATGTCGAGTCGATCGCCGAGGCCTACCAGCGCATGGAAGCCGCGCGCACCCATGAAGAGCGCCTGCAACCCGACCTGGACTTCCACGCCCGCATCGCCGACGCCACCCACAACGATCTGCTGGCCTACCTGTGCAACATGCTCTCGATGGCGCTGCGCGAATCGGTGCGCTATTCCAACCAGCGGCCGAACTTCAACCAACTCGCCCTGCCCCGGCACAAGGCGATTCTCACGGCTATCCAGAACGGCGACGCGCTGGGTGCACGGCATGCTTCGCTGGTGCAGCTTGAAGATGCGCGTGTGGCGTTGAGCAAGGTCTTGGGGCAAGATCCGACTAGCTGA
- a CDS encoding IlvD/Edd family dehydratase, whose amino-acid sequence MSDNKRPLRSAQWFGTADKNGFMYRSWMKNQGIPDHEFQGKPIIGICNTWSELTPCNAHFRKIAEHVKKGVLEAGGFPVEFPVFSSGESNLRPTAMLTRNLASMDVEEAIRGNPVDAVVLLTGCDKTTPALLMGAASCDVPAIVVTGGPMLNGKHKGKDIGAGTIVWQMHEAYKAGQIDLNEFLSAEAGMSRSAGTCNTMGTASTMACMAEALGTSLPHNAAIPAVDARRYVLAHLSGMRIVDMVREDLRLSKILTREAFENAIRVNAAIGGSTNAVIHLKAIAGRIGVDLQLEDWTRVGRGTPTLVDLQPSGRFLMEEFYYAGGLPAVIRRLGEHGLLPNPTALTANGKSLWDNCQAAPLYDEEVIRPLDKPLVADGGICILRGNLAPKGAVLKPSAATPALMQHRGRAVVFENFEDYKARINDPELDVDANSVLVMKYCGPKGYPGMAEVGNMGLPAKLLAQGVTDMVRISDARMSGTAYGTVVLHVAPEAAAGGPLAAVREGDWIELDCKEGRLHLDISAEELAGRLADLQAPPQLISGGYAKLYLDHVMQADEGCDFDFLVGCRGAAVPKHSH is encoded by the coding sequence ATGTCTGATAACAAACGCCCCCTGCGCTCCGCCCAATGGTTTGGTACCGCCGACAAGAACGGCTTCATGTACCGCAGCTGGATGAAGAACCAAGGCATCCCCGACCACGAATTCCAGGGCAAGCCGATCATCGGCATCTGCAACACCTGGTCGGAGCTGACCCCGTGCAACGCCCACTTCCGCAAGATTGCCGAGCACGTCAAAAAAGGCGTGCTGGAGGCCGGTGGCTTCCCGGTGGAGTTCCCGGTGTTTTCCAGCGGTGAGTCCAACCTGCGCCCTACCGCCATGCTCACCCGCAACCTGGCGAGCATGGATGTGGAAGAAGCGATCCGTGGCAACCCGGTGGACGCCGTGGTGCTGCTGACCGGCTGCGACAAGACCACCCCGGCGCTGCTGATGGGCGCCGCCAGCTGCGACGTGCCGGCGATCGTGGTCACTGGTGGGCCGATGCTCAACGGCAAGCACAAAGGCAAGGACATTGGCGCCGGCACCATCGTCTGGCAGATGCACGAGGCCTATAAGGCCGGCCAGATCGACCTCAACGAGTTCCTCTCGGCCGAGGCCGGCATGTCGCGCTCGGCGGGTACCTGCAACACCATGGGCACCGCGTCGACCATGGCCTGCATGGCCGAAGCGCTGGGCACCTCGCTGCCGCACAACGCCGCCATCCCGGCGGTGGATGCCCGCCGCTACGTACTCGCCCACCTGTCGGGCATGCGCATTGTCGACATGGTGCGCGAAGACCTGCGCCTGTCGAAGATCCTTACCCGCGAAGCCTTCGAGAACGCCATCCGCGTCAACGCCGCCATCGGTGGTTCGACCAACGCCGTGATCCACCTCAAGGCGATTGCCGGGCGCATTGGTGTAGACCTGCAACTGGAAGACTGGACCCGCGTCGGCCGCGGCACACCGACCTTGGTCGACTTGCAGCCATCGGGCCGCTTCCTGATGGAAGAGTTCTACTACGCCGGCGGCCTGCCCGCAGTCATCCGCCGCCTGGGCGAGCATGGCCTGCTGCCCAACCCCACCGCACTGACCGCCAACGGCAAGAGCCTGTGGGACAACTGCCAGGCCGCGCCGCTGTATGACGAAGAAGTCATCCGCCCGCTTGATAAACCGCTGGTGGCCGATGGCGGCATCTGCATCCTGCGCGGCAACCTGGCACCCAAAGGCGCAGTGCTAAAGCCGTCGGCGGCCACCCCAGCGCTGATGCAGCACCGCGGCCGGGCCGTAGTGTTCGAAAACTTCGAGGACTACAAAGCGCGCATCAACGACCCTGAGCTGGACGTGGACGCCAATTCGGTGCTGGTGATGAAATACTGCGGGCCCAAGGGCTACCCGGGCATGGCCGAGGTCGGCAACATGGGCCTGCCCGCCAAGCTGCTGGCCCAGGGCGTGACCGACATGGTGCGCATCTCCGATGCCCGCATGAGCGGTACTGCCTACGGCACCGTAGTGCTGCACGTGGCACCCGAGGCTGCTGCGGGCGGCCCATTGGCAGCCGTGCGCGAAGGTGACTGGATCGAGCTGGACTGCAAGGAAGGCCGGCTGCACCTGGACATTTCTGCCGAGGAACTGGCTGGCCGCCTGGCCGACCTGCAAGCACCGCCACAGTTGATCAGTGGCGGTTATGCGAAGCTGTATCTGGACCATGTGATGCAGGCTGACGAAGGTTGCGATTTCGACTTCCTGGTTGGCTGCCGTGGCGCGGCGGTGCCCAAGCATTCGCACTAA
- a CDS encoding MFS transporter produces MIQEQRLVRLITLKLIPFLVLLYLVAYVDRSAVGFAKLHMGADIGLGDAAYGLGAGLFFIGYFLFEVPSNLLLDRFGARRWFARILLTWGAITVGMAFVTGPNGFYVMRFLLGAAEAGFFPGVLYYITQWYPVRHRGKILGFFILSQPLAMLITGPLSGALLGLEGIYGLHGWQWLFICIGIPAVLLAWPTLRLLPDGPAKVRWLSDEQRNWLQEQLANDLCEFGQTRHGNPLHALKDGRVLLLALFYLPMTLSIYGLGLWLPTLIHQFGGSDLVTGFVSAVPYLFGIIGLLIVPRSSDRLNDRYGHLGLLYALGAVGLFFSAWLTVPVLQLAALCLVAFALFSCTAIFWTLPGRFFSGASAAAGIALINSIGNLGGYLGPFGIGALKEYTGQLSSGLYFLALVMLCGVLLTGVVYNRLERRQRLASTRAADASR; encoded by the coding sequence ATGATTCAGGAGCAGCGGCTCGTCCGCCTGATCACACTGAAACTCATCCCTTTTCTGGTTCTGCTTTACCTGGTGGCCTATGTCGATCGTTCGGCGGTGGGCTTTGCCAAGCTGCACATGGGCGCCGACATCGGCCTGGGTGACGCGGCATATGGCCTTGGCGCCGGGCTGTTCTTCATCGGTTATTTTCTTTTCGAAGTGCCGAGCAACCTGTTGCTCGACCGCTTCGGTGCACGTCGCTGGTTCGCCCGCATTTTGCTGACCTGGGGCGCGATCACTGTCGGCATGGCGTTTGTCACCGGGCCCAACGGCTTTTATGTGATGCGTTTTTTGTTGGGGGCCGCTGAGGCGGGCTTCTTCCCGGGGGTGCTGTACTACATCACCCAGTGGTACCCGGTGCGCCATCGCGGCAAGATTCTGGGCTTCTTCATTCTCTCGCAGCCGCTGGCCATGCTGATCACCGGGCCGCTTTCGGGTGCGCTGCTGGGGCTTGAGGGCATCTACGGTCTGCATGGCTGGCAGTGGTTGTTCATCTGTATCGGTATCCCGGCAGTGCTGTTGGCCTGGCCCACCTTGCGCCTGCTGCCGGACGGCCCTGCCAAGGTGCGCTGGCTCAGCGACGAGCAACGCAACTGGCTGCAGGAGCAGTTGGCCAACGACCTGTGCGAATTCGGCCAGACCCGCCATGGCAACCCGCTGCATGCCCTTAAAGATGGCCGGGTGCTGTTGCTGGCGCTGTTCTACTTGCCGATGACCCTGAGCATCTATGGCCTGGGCCTGTGGCTGCCAACGCTGATCCACCAGTTTGGCGGCAGTGACCTGGTCACCGGTTTTGTCTCGGCGGTGCCTTACCTGTTCGGCATCATCGGCCTGCTGATCGTGCCGCGAAGCTCCGACCGCCTGAACGACCGCTATGGCCATCTGGGCCTGCTGTACGCCCTGGGTGCCGTCGGCCTGTTCTTCAGCGCCTGGCTGACGGTGCCGGTGCTGCAGTTGGCCGCGCTGTGCCTGGTGGCGTTCGCGCTGTTCTCCTGCACGGCCATCTTCTGGACGCTGCCGGGGCGGTTCTTCTCTGGTGCCAGCGCTGCTGCGGGTATCGCCTTGATCAACTCGATCGGCAACCTCGGCGGTTACCTGGGCCCGTTCGGCATCGGCGCGCTGAAGGAGTACACCGGGCAGTTGTCGTCGGGCCTGTATTTCCTGGCGCTGGTGATGCTGTGCGGGGTGCTGCTCACGGGCGTGGTCTACAACCGCCTGGAGCGCCGCCAGCGCCTGGCTTCCACGCGGGCGGCCGACGCCTCCCGCTAA
- the araD1 gene encoding AraD1 family protein, with product MRLIQFETAAGARRVGVVEGEYALEVLGAASTRELALQAIAAGRDLACEVQAAGLGERHDYLALLAEGRVLPPLDHPDPAHCLVTGTGLTHLGSAATRDKMHQQQAEGAVTDSMRMFQWGLEGGRPPAGEEGAQPEWFYKGDGGIVVRPGADLPLPAFAEDAGEEPELVGLYLIGTDGTPYRLGYALGNEFSDHVMERRNYLYLAHSKLRACSFGPELRLGALPAHLEGTSRILRDGQVLWSKPFLSGEQNMCHSFENLEFHHFKYDQFLRAGDIHVHYFGTATLSFADGVQARPGDTFEVSLDAFGQPLRNGIGAASGQRRPGVVKSL from the coding sequence ATGCGACTGATCCAATTCGAAACCGCCGCCGGCGCGCGCCGCGTGGGCGTGGTGGAAGGCGAGTACGCCCTTGAAGTACTGGGCGCCGCCAGCACCCGTGAGCTGGCCCTGCAGGCCATAGCCGCTGGCCGTGACCTGGCGTGCGAAGTGCAGGCCGCCGGGCTGGGCGAGCGCCATGACTACCTGGCCCTGCTGGCCGAAGGCCGCGTACTGCCACCGCTGGACCACCCGGACCCGGCTCACTGCCTGGTGACCGGTACCGGCCTGACCCACCTGGGCAGCGCCGCCACCCGCGACAAGATGCACCAGCAGCAAGCCGAAGGCGCCGTCACTGACAGCATGCGCATGTTCCAGTGGGGCCTGGAAGGCGGTCGGCCGCCAGCGGGCGAGGAGGGCGCGCAGCCGGAGTGGTTCTACAAGGGCGACGGCGGCATCGTCGTGCGCCCCGGCGCCGACCTGCCGCTGCCGGCCTTTGCCGAAGATGCCGGCGAAGAGCCGGAGCTGGTCGGGCTGTACCTGATCGGTACCGACGGCACGCCATACCGCCTTGGCTACGCCTTGGGCAACGAGTTTTCCGACCATGTGATGGAGCGGCGCAACTACCTGTACCTGGCGCATTCCAAGCTGCGCGCCTGCAGCTTTGGCCCGGAGCTGCGCCTTGGGGCGTTGCCGGCTCACCTGGAAGGTACCAGCCGCATCCTGCGCGATGGCCAGGTGCTGTGGAGCAAGCCGTTCCTGTCGGGTGAGCAGAACATGTGCCACAGCTTCGAGAACCTCGAGTTCCACCACTTCAAGTACGACCAGTTCCTGCGTGCCGGCGATATCCATGTGCACTATTTCGGCACCGCCACGCTGTCGTTTGCCGACGGCGTTCAGGCTCGCCCGGGCGATACCTTCGAGGTCAGCCTCGATGCCTTTGGCCAGCCGCTGCGCAATGGTATTGGCGCAGCGTCCGGGCAGCGTCGCCCAGGTGTAGTGAAAAGCCTTTGA
- a CDS encoding aldehyde dehydrogenase (NADP(+)) encodes MSGSNFIGGQRSAAGCVRLQSLDARTGEALPVVFTQATPEEVAAAAQAAEAAFAEYNALAPERRAQFLDAIADQLDALDDSFVATVCRETALPAARIQGERGRTSNQMRLFAKVLRRGDYLGARIDRAQPQRQPLPRPDLRQYRTGLGPVAVFGASNFPLAFSTAGGDTAAALAAGCPVVVKAHSGHMATAELVAEAIERAAVATGMPAGVFNMIYGAGVGEALVRHPAIQAVGFTGSLKGGRALCDLAAARPQPIPVFAEMSSINPVLVLPAALQARGEQVAKELAASVVLGCGQFCTNPGLVIGIAGEAFGTFVAALAAQMADQPAQTMLNAGTLRSYASGVQRLQQHPGVRHLAGAEQVGEQARAQLFQADVSLLLNGDELLQEEVFGPATVVVEVADEAELRRALQALHGQLTATLIAEPEDFQRFAALVPLLQRKAGRLLVNGYPTGVEVCDAMVHGGPYPATSDARGTSVGTLAIDRFLRPVCYQDYPDALLPDALKNANPLGLQRLVDGQHSRDALS; translated from the coding sequence ATGTCTGGAAGCAACTTCATTGGCGGCCAGCGCAGCGCTGCCGGCTGCGTACGCCTGCAAAGCCTCGATGCACGCACCGGCGAAGCATTGCCGGTGGTCTTCACCCAGGCCACCCCTGAAGAGGTGGCCGCCGCCGCCCAGGCCGCCGAAGCAGCATTTGCCGAATACAACGCCCTGGCGCCAGAGCGCCGCGCGCAGTTTCTGGATGCCATTGCCGACCAGCTGGACGCGCTGGACGATAGCTTCGTCGCCACGGTGTGCCGCGAAACTGCGCTGCCGGCTGCCCGCATCCAGGGCGAGCGCGGCCGTACCAGCAACCAGATGCGCCTGTTCGCCAAGGTACTGCGCCGTGGCGACTACCTGGGGGCGCGCATCGACCGCGCGCAGCCACAGCGCCAGCCACTGCCACGCCCGGACCTGCGCCAGTACCGCACCGGCCTTGGCCCGGTGGCCGTGTTCGGCGCCAGCAACTTCCCGTTGGCGTTCTCCACGGCCGGCGGCGACACCGCCGCCGCGCTGGCTGCCGGCTGCCCGGTAGTGGTCAAGGCCCACAGCGGCCATATGGCCACTGCCGAGCTGGTGGCTGAGGCCATCGAGCGTGCGGCGGTGGCTACCGGCATGCCCGCTGGCGTGTTCAACATGATCTATGGCGCCGGTGTCGGTGAAGCGCTGGTGCGCCATCCGGCGATCCAGGCGGTCGGTTTCACCGGTTCGCTCAAGGGCGGCCGTGCCTTGTGCGACCTGGCCGCGGCGCGCCCGCAGCCGATCCCGGTGTTCGCCGAAATGAGCAGCATCAACCCGGTGCTGGTGTTGCCTGCGGCGCTGCAGGCCCGCGGCGAGCAGGTGGCCAAGGAGCTGGCCGCTTCGGTGGTGCTGGGCTGCGGGCAATTCTGCACTAACCCTGGGTTGGTCATCGGCATTGCCGGTGAAGCGTTCGGCACCTTCGTCGCGGCACTGGCTGCGCAAATGGCCGACCAGCCCGCGCAGACCATGCTCAATGCCGGTACCTTGCGCAGCTATGCCAGCGGCGTACAACGCCTGCAGCAACACCCGGGCGTGCGCCATCTGGCCGGTGCCGAGCAGGTTGGCGAGCAGGCCCGGGCACAGCTGTTCCAGGCCGATGTGAGCTTGCTGCTCAACGGCGACGAGCTGCTGCAGGAGGAGGTTTTCGGGCCTGCCACTGTGGTGGTCGAAGTAGCCGACGAAGCCGAACTGCGCCGCGCCCTGCAAGCCCTGCACGGGCAACTGACCGCCACCCTGATCGCCGAGCCGGAGGACTTCCAGCGCTTTGCCGCACTGGTGCCGCTGCTGCAGCGCAAGGCTGGCCGCCTGCTGGTCAACGGCTACCCGACAGGCGTCGAGGTGTGCGATGCAATGGTGCATGGCGGGCCTTACCCGGCCACCTCCGATGCCCGTGGTACCTCGGTCGGCACTCTGGCCATCGACCGCTTCCTGCGCCCTGTGTGCTACCAGGACTACCCGGACGCGCTGCTGCCCGACGCCCTGAAAAACGCCAACCCACTGGGCCTGCAACGCCTGGTCGACGGCCAGCACAGCCGTGATGCGCTGAGCTGA